A single window of Kitasatospora sp. HUAS MG31 DNA harbors:
- a CDS encoding carboxymuconolactone decarboxylase family protein produces MDARLNYFASPIAGTVLKSAMAAGKAIKGSPLPAATQELVALRVSQINGCAFCIDMHTKDAAAAGESAVRLNLVAAWREATVFTEAERAALELAEQGTRIADAAGGVPDEVWARAALHYDQEQLTALTVLVSFMNLVNRLNVIAQQPAGSYEPGKFPVQAH; encoded by the coding sequence ATGGACGCACGACTGAACTACTTCGCCAGCCCGATCGCCGGGACCGTCCTGAAGTCGGCGATGGCGGCGGGCAAGGCGATCAAGGGATCGCCGCTGCCGGCCGCCACCCAGGAGCTGGTCGCGCTGAGGGTCAGCCAGATCAACGGCTGCGCCTTCTGCATCGACATGCACACCAAGGACGCGGCCGCCGCCGGGGAGAGCGCGGTTCGGCTGAACCTGGTGGCGGCGTGGCGGGAGGCCACCGTCTTCACCGAGGCCGAGCGGGCCGCGCTGGAGCTGGCGGAGCAGGGCACCCGGATCGCGGACGCGGCCGGCGGGGTGCCCGACGAGGTGTGGGCGCGCGCCGCCCTGCACTACGACCAGGAGCAGCTCACCGCGCTGACGGTGCTGGTCTCCTTCATGAACCTGGTGAACCGGCTGAACGTCATCGCCCAGCAGCCGGCCGGGAGTTACGAGCCGGGGAAGTTCCCGGTGCAGGCCCACTGA
- a CDS encoding alkaline phosphatase family protein, whose product MNTRRILVVGIDGVRLDLLPSLHTPRLDEVAAAGFLGRVEIDAATPTMSGPCWATIVTGVSVAKHGIWGNRFDGHRLDVFPDFTTRLAAEHGRRTLAIGGWTPMFLAREGGPLFTAPSRLSYIAPTADTPEGWEDCDQAVADEAARVLATIPDLDAAFVYFGAVDETAHFLGCGPEYRSSAETADRRLGQVLDALRRRPGYAEEEWTVIVVTDHGHRDEGGHGGRSEEVVTAWIAACGPDIPAGPAPAGLRHADVAAHAYSALGIAPDPHWSLDGQPFTAAAVPA is encoded by the coding sequence ATGAACACCCGTAGGATCCTGGTCGTCGGCATCGACGGTGTCCGCCTCGACCTGCTGCCCTCGCTGCACACCCCTCGCCTCGACGAGGTCGCCGCCGCCGGCTTCCTCGGGCGGGTGGAGATCGACGCGGCCACCCCGACCATGTCCGGCCCCTGCTGGGCCACCATCGTCACCGGTGTCTCGGTCGCCAAGCACGGCATCTGGGGCAACCGCTTCGACGGCCACCGCCTCGACGTCTTCCCCGACTTCACCACCCGACTGGCCGCCGAACACGGCCGGCGGACCCTGGCGATCGGCGGCTGGACCCCGATGTTCCTCGCCCGCGAGGGCGGCCCGCTGTTCACCGCGCCCAGCCGGCTCAGCTACATCGCGCCCACCGCCGACACCCCCGAGGGCTGGGAGGACTGCGACCAGGCCGTGGCCGACGAGGCCGCCCGCGTCCTCGCCACCATCCCCGACCTCGACGCCGCCTTCGTCTACTTCGGCGCGGTCGACGAGACGGCCCACTTCCTCGGCTGCGGCCCGGAGTACCGCAGCTCGGCCGAGACCGCGGACCGGCGTCTCGGGCAGGTCCTCGACGCGCTGCGCCGGCGGCCCGGGTACGCCGAGGAGGAGTGGACGGTCATCGTGGTGACCGACCACGGCCACCGCGACGAGGGCGGCCACGGCGGACGTTCCGAGGAGGTGGTCACCGCCTGGATCGCCGCCTGCGGACCCGACATCCCCGCCGGCCCCGCCCCGGCCGGCCTCCGCCACGCGGACGTCGCCGCCCACGCGTACAGCGCCCTGGGCATCGCCCCCGACCCGCACTGGTCCCTGGACGGGCAGCCGTTCACCGCGGCGGCCGTCCCCGCCTGA